In Trichomycterus rosablanca isolate fTriRos1 chromosome 4, fTriRos1.hap1, whole genome shotgun sequence, one DNA window encodes the following:
- the LOC134312511 gene encoding tripartite motif-containing protein 16-like has translation MAENSVTQDQFCCPVCLETLKDPVTTSCGHSFCMVCINNCWDQEDDKGSYSCPQCRQTFTPRPAVSKNIILAEVVENLKMRESQVALPTGPEDVECDFCTGRKYKAVKSCLVCLASYCETHLQPHYESPAFKKHKLVKASRRLQDQICSQHDKLLEVYCRTDQQCICMLCIMDDHKGHDTISAAAERTEKQTQLLEIQREFQKNIQNREKKLYELINAVESHKCSAQTAVENIERICTELINSINRRCSEVKELIRDREKVVVSQAENVMTQLKREIVDLKKKAAELEKLSLTEDPIHFLQSFQSLSTPAGSAESPIITISPFLSFDDVTESVSQLREKVEEFWKEPFEKIPDEVKEVQILPPQTREDFLQYFCRFTLDPNTVNKNLHLSEGSKVGTNSGTEQSYPDHPDRFDCYPQVLCRESVTGRCYWEVEWSGNNWAYIAVSYKSISRKGRDYECVFGRNNQSWILFFSISRFLFLHNNKITETPIMPSSSRIGVYVDYRAGTLSFYSVSDTMKLLHRAQTTFTQLLYPGFLVCSGSKVKLSDSTN, from the exons ATGGCAGAAAATTCAGTAACTCAGGATCAGTTTTGCTGTCcagtctgtctggaaacactgaaggatccagtaactacatcatgtggacacagtttctgtatggtgtgtatcaacaactgctgggatcaggaggatgataagggatcatacagctgtccacagtgtagacaaaccttcactccaagacctgCTGTGAGTAAAAACATTATTCTGGCTGAAGTTGTGGAAAACCTGAAGATGAGAGAATCCCAAGTTGCACTTCCTActggacctgaagatgtggagtgtgatttctgtactgggagaaaatacaaagctgttaaatcctgtctggtgtgtttggcctcttaCTGTGAAACTCACCTCCAGCCTCACTATGAATCTCCTGCTTTTAAGAAGCACAAGCTGGTTAAAGCCTCCAGACGACTCCAagatcagatctgctctcagcatgataaactgctggaggtttactgtcgtactgatcagcagtgtatctgcatgTTGTGCATCATGGAtgatcataaaggacatgatacaatatcagctgcagcagaaagaactgagaaacag ACgcagctgctggagatccagagaGAATTCCAGAAGAAtatccagaacagagagaagaAACTTTATGAGCTGATAAACGCTgtggagtctcacaag tgttctgcacagacagcagtggagaacattgagaggatctgtactgaactgatcaactcaattaacagaCGATGCTCTGAGGTGAAAGAActgatcagagatcgagagaAAGTTGTAGTGAGTCAAGCTGAAAATGTCATGACTCAGCTGAAGCGGGAGATTGTAGATCTGAAGAAGAAAGCTGCTGAACTGGAGAAGCTTTCACTCACAGAGGATCCCatccatttcctccag AGTTTCCAGTCTCTCTCGACccctgctggatctgcagaatcacccatcatcacaatcagtcctttcctctcatttgatgatgttacagagtctgtatctcagctgagagagaaagtagaagaattctggaaagagCCGTttgagaagataccagatgaag tgaaggAAGTTCAGATCCTTCCACCTCAAaccagagaagattttctacaat ATTTCtgtcggttcacactggatccaaacacagtaaataaaaacctccaTCTGTCTGAGGGGAGCAAAGTGGGGACCAACAGTGGAACAGaacagtcgtatcctgatcatccagatagatttgattgTTACCCCCAGGTtctatgtagagagagtgtgactggacgctgttactgggaggttgagtggagtgggaATAATTGGGCTTATATAGCAGtttcatataaaagcatcagcaggaagggacgtgattatgagtgtgtgtttggacgTAATAATCAGTCCTGGATTTTGTTCTTTTCTATATCCAGATTTTTGTTCCTGCACAataacaaaataactgaaactcccataatgccgagttcctctagaataggagtgtatgtggattacagagcaggaactctgtccttctacagcgtctctgatacaatgaagctcctccacagagctcagaccacgttcactcagctcctctacccggggtttttGGTTTGTTCAGGATcaaaagtgaaactgtcagattcaacaaattaa